The window CGACGATCAGGTGATCGGTATGAGCCACATCTGCCCAGTTTATAAACCCTTTCCGATCCAGATCGACAGAGCCAGGGGGATATACATTTACTCCACGGACGGAAAACGTTACATTGACACTTTCTCCGGAATCGGTGTTCTGGCGTTTGGTCACAGTGATGAAGACATAAAAAAGGCCATGATCGAGAAGATGGAGCGCTACATGCACATTTCGAACTTCTTCCTCGATGAAGATGCAGAAATCGTGGCGGAGAAACTGATCCAAAAGACCGGTAGAGACGGCAAGGTGTTCTTCACGAACTCGGGCGCGGAAGCGAACGAGGCTGCTCTGAAAGCCGTTAAGAAGTTCCGAAAAGGATTGATCGTGTCGTTCGAGAGGAATTTCCATGGCAGGACGATCGCTGCTCTGTCCGTGACAGGTTTCGATGGTTTGAGAAAGCCTTTCGAGCCACTCCTTTCTGACGTGGTTTTTCTTCCACACAACGACGTTGATTCATTCAAAAAACTGTTAAACGAGAGAGGAAAAGAGATCGCGGCAGTTTTCTTGGAATGTGTTCATGGAAGCGGTGGTTTGAACGTCCTGGATGGTGAACTTGCGAAACTCATAAAGGAGGCCAGGCGAGAATTCGGTTTCCTTCTGGTGGCCGACGAGGTCCAGGCGGGGCTGGGCAGGACCGGTAAGTTCTTCTCGTACCAGCACTTCGATCTTCAACCTGATATCGTGACGGTGGCCAAGGCACTCGGCGGAGGTTTGCCACTCGGTGCGGTGCTCTTCCTTGAGGATGTCGCGGACGTTTTCGGCTATTCGGAGCACGGTTCGACCTTCGCGCCGAATCCCGTGGCGCTGGCTGGTGCGAGAATCGTTCTGAACAAACTCACAGACGAGTTCATTCATCGAGTCGCCGAAAAGGGCAGGTTCATGAAAGAAAGACTTCTTCGAATGGGTTCAGGAATACTGACAGTAAAAGGACTCGGTTTGATGATCGGCGTTGAGGTGAACGTCAATCCAGAGGTACTGAAGCAGGTGGCTCTGAAAAACGGTTTGCTTTTGAACGTGGTCTCTGGCAACGTTGTGAGGTTCCTTCCGGCGCTGAACATCAGTTTTGATCAGATCGAGGAGATGCTGGAATTGTTCGAAAGGAGTTTGAACGAGGTGTATGGACGAGATCACGTTGAGAAGGTTGATTCATCAAAATCCTGAGCTCGCGTTCGAAGAGCGCAACACCCAGAAGCTGATAGTCGAGTTCGTCCGTGGACTGGGAGTGAACAACATCCTCACACTGGGGACCGGAGTGCTGGTGTTCCTGGAAAGGAGTGAGCACGATCCTTACGTGATTGTGAGGGCGGAGATGGACGCGTTGCCCATTCGAGAAGAGACAGACTATCCATTCCGGGCCAGCAACGGAAAAATGCACGCCTGTGGTCACGATTTCCACATAGCGGCGGTCTGCTGGGCGCTGAGGAGGATCTTGGAAGAAGACAAGCGGGGAAATTATTTGTTCGTTTTTCAGCCGGCTGAAGAGAGCGGCGCAGGTGCGAGAAAGATCGTTGAACACATCTTGCGGTGGGATTGCGATGTCAAAGCAGCCATAGCCATGCACGTGACGGACGAATATCCCGTGGGCGTAGTCGCAAGCAGGCCTGGCACACTCTTCAGTGCTTCCTGTGAAGTGAACGTTCGTGTGGAGGGTCAATCCGCGCACGTCGCCCAGCACCGGCTCGGTAGAGACGCTTTGAAGGGCGCGGTGTTGTTTCTGAGTCGGGTGTACACGTGGGATTGGAAAGATGATCTCGTTTGGTTCGGAAAGCTCGTTGCTGGTCAGATCAGAAACGTTGTGGCCAGTGAAGCGATGATCGAGGGAACGGTGAGGGCGAGTGAAAGTGAGAGACTGCACGGTGTGATCGAAGTACTTCAAAGCTTTGCAAGAGAAGTTGAAGACGAAACAGGGCTCAGAGTTTCTGTGAATCCGGCGATTGTGTACCCTGAAGTGATGATCGATGAGAACCTTCTGTCTGTGCTGAGACGTGTGTGCAAAGAAAATGGTATCGGGTTTGTTGAGTGTGAGAGAAAGCTCACCGCCGAAGATTTTGGTTATTTCTCGGGGCACTTCCGTACCCTGATGTTCTGGTTCGGTGTCAGACAGAAACCAAGTATCGAAGGTCTTCACTCTCCACGTTTTCTCCCTGCAGACGAATTGATCCCAGTCGCTGGGAATCTCCTTGTGCACCTCCTTGATTCGATGAGAGAAGCTCGGGTATGATATAACTATCAGGAAATATTTTCGAGGGAGGTGCACCTGCTTTGCTTTTTGTGTTCATTACTTCTCTTTTAGGAATAGCTTACGTTTTGTTTTTGGCCTTCAAAATCTTAGACAGCAGCCCGGGTAACGAAAGGATGGTACAGTTATCAAAAATCATCCAGGACGGCGCGAGATCTTTCCTGCTCAGCGAATACAAGGTGTTTCTACCTTTCGTACTCGCTCTCTCTTCGTTGCTTGGGTTCTCGCTGGAATGGAAGATCGCAGGCACGTTTCTGGTGGGGGCGGCTTTTTCGACGCTGAGTGGTTTCTTTGGAATGACGATAGCCACGAAGGCGAACGTTCGCACGAGCTGGGCGGCGAGACAGGGCCTCGGGAGGGCTTTGAAGATCGCCTTCAGTGGCGGTGCCGTGATGGGTTTGACCGTTTCGTCATTGGGACTACTGGGATTGACAGTAGTCTACGTTTTGACCAAAGACGTGACCAAAGTGAGTTACTACTCTTTGGGTGCATCCTTTGTGGCACTGTTTGCACGCGTCGGGGGAGGCATATTCACCAAAGCAGCCGATGTCGGTGCGGACATCGTGGGAAAGACGGAGGCGAATCTGCCGGAGGATGATCCGAGAAATCCCGCCGTCATCGCGGACAACGTGGGAGACAACGTGGGTGATGTGGCGGGCATGGGTGCGGACCTGTTCGAGTCCTACGTTGGTTCGATATTCTCGGCACTCGCTCTGGCTTTCGCTCTCGGTGAAAAACAGAAACTGGACCTGATACTGTTCACAGTCTCGGTTGGTTTGCTTGCTTCCATCTTCGCCGTGTTGTTAACCCGATCGCTCAGTGACAGGGCGAAGGATGCGGCCACGGCGCTGAGACTCGGCACGATCGTTGCCAACCTTGCACTGATCGTGGTCCTATTTCTGTATTCCTTCTTTCAGAAGAGCTTTGTCGAGTTCTTCTCCGTGCTCGTTGGTGTGATCATAGGAATTTCCATAGGTTTGTTCACGGAGTTCTACACCTCCGGAGCGCGCGTCGAGAGACTCGCAAAATCCGCGTTGATGGGTCCTGCGAATTTCCTCATCAACGGTCTGGCGCTCGGAATGGAATCGACCTTCGTGGTGACGCTGATGATAGTTTCCGGTGTGGTTTTCTGTCACAGGCTCCTTGGTCTTTACGGTGTGGCACTCTCCGCGGTGGGCATGCTCGCAACTTTGGGCATGAGTTTGGCCATAGACGCCTACGGTCCCATCGCCGACAACGCAGGTGGCATTGCGCAGATGACGGGACTCGGTGATGATGTGAGGAAGATCACAGACGAGCTCGATGCGGTTGGTAACACCACAGCTGCCATGGGGAAAGGTTTTGCGATAGCTTCTGCAGCGATGACGAGCCTGGCATTGTTCGCAAACTTTGCCAGCGTTTCTCATGTGGAGAACTTCGATATAAGGCAACCTGCCCTCTTCGTCGGGGCACTGGTCGGGGCCATGCTTCCGTTTCTCTTCAGTGCCCTGACGATGAAAGCCGTTGGTTACGCGGCGGACGAAATGGTCGAGGAAATCAGGAGGCAGATAAGGGAAATTCCGGGTATCATATCTGGTGAGAATCTTCCGGATTACACGAAGTGTATTCAAATAGCCACGCGTGGTGCACTCAAGAGGATGGTGTTCCCAAGTTTGCTGGCCGTGGGTTCACCGATCCTGACTTATTTCAGTCTGGGTGCGGTTGGTACGGCCGGACTTTTGATAGGCGCCACGGTTTGTGGTGTGATGGTAGCGATATTCATGTCCAACTCGGGTGGAGCCTGGGACAACGCAAAGAAGTACGTTGAGGAAGGGCATTTTGGGGGTAAAGGTTCTGTGACGCACAAAGCGACTGTGGTCGGAGACACGGTTGGAGATCCGCTCAAAGACACCGCAGGGCCTTCGATCAACATTCTGATAAAGCTCATGGCGGTGACTTCTGTGGTGATTGCCACGATGGTGGGGAGGTAAGAACGAATGAAAAGAGTGGCGATTCTCTGTGTGGGGAACGATTGTCCAGGTTTGAACGCGGCGATCAGGGCTGTGGCTGTGAAAGCGTCCGAACTCGGCATCGAGGTGCTCGGTGTTAAGGACGGCTTCGAAGGATTGTTGAAGGATCAGCTCGACGTGATGACGAAGACGAACGTGTCCGGAATCCTTCACAAGGGTGGAACCATCCTGGGAACATCACTGCTGGTTCCTGAGGATGAAGAACAAATGAGATTGGTTCAGAAGAAGGTAGAACAGTATGCGATCACTTCTTTGATCATCCTTGGTGGCAGGCTCGGTGTCAGGGCCGCGCTGAACCTTTCAAAAAAGAACGTGCCATCCTTGTTGATCCCTGCCACGATAGACAACGATCTTTCTTTCACCGATTTTTCCATAGGCTTCTTCACCGCGGTTGAGAACGTCAAGAACGCGCTCGATGTTCTTCATTCAACTGCGGAATCTCACCACAGGGTGATGATAGTTGAGACGATGGGAAAACCAGGTGGCTGGATCGCCACAGTGGGAGGACTCACCGGAGGAGCCGACTATGTCGTTTCGAGCGCTGAGCCCTTCGATCCTGACGATCTCCTCAGAAAGATAAGGACACGTTACGAGGGG is drawn from Thermotoga sp. Ku-13t and contains these coding sequences:
- a CDS encoding aminotransferase class III-fold pyridoxal phosphate-dependent enzyme codes for the protein MSHICPVYKPFPIQIDRARGIYIYSTDGKRYIDTFSGIGVLAFGHSDEDIKKAMIEKMERYMHISNFFLDEDAEIVAEKLIQKTGRDGKVFFTNSGAEANEAALKAVKKFRKGLIVSFERNFHGRTIAALSVTGFDGLRKPFEPLLSDVVFLPHNDVDSFKKLLNERGKEIAAVFLECVHGSGGLNVLDGELAKLIKEARREFGFLLVADEVQAGLGRTGKFFSYQHFDLQPDIVTVAKALGGGLPLGAVLFLEDVADVFGYSEHGSTFAPNPVALAGARIVLNKLTDEFIHRVAEKGRFMKERLLRMGSGILTVKGLGLMIGVEVNVNPEVLKQVALKNGLLLNVVSGNVVRFLPALNISFDQIEEMLELFERSLNEVYGRDHVEKVDSSKS
- a CDS encoding M20 family metallopeptidase; protein product: MDEITLRRLIHQNPELAFEERNTQKLIVEFVRGLGVNNILTLGTGVLVFLERSEHDPYVIVRAEMDALPIREETDYPFRASNGKMHACGHDFHIAAVCWALRRILEEDKRGNYLFVFQPAEESGAGARKIVEHILRWDCDVKAAIAMHVTDEYPVGVVASRPGTLFSASCEVNVRVEGQSAHVAQHRLGRDALKGAVLFLSRVYTWDWKDDLVWFGKLVAGQIRNVVASEAMIEGTVRASESERLHGVIEVLQSFAREVEDETGLRVSVNPAIVYPEVMIDENLLSVLRRVCKENGIGFVECERKLTAEDFGYFSGHFRTLMFWFGVRQKPSIEGLHSPRFLPADELIPVAGNLLVHLLDSMREARV
- a CDS encoding sodium-translocating pyrophosphatase is translated as MLFVFITSLLGIAYVLFLAFKILDSSPGNERMVQLSKIIQDGARSFLLSEYKVFLPFVLALSSLLGFSLEWKIAGTFLVGAAFSTLSGFFGMTIATKANVRTSWAARQGLGRALKIAFSGGAVMGLTVSSLGLLGLTVVYVLTKDVTKVSYYSLGASFVALFARVGGGIFTKAADVGADIVGKTEANLPEDDPRNPAVIADNVGDNVGDVAGMGADLFESYVGSIFSALALAFALGEKQKLDLILFTVSVGLLASIFAVLLTRSLSDRAKDAATALRLGTIVANLALIVVLFLYSFFQKSFVEFFSVLVGVIIGISIGLFTEFYTSGARVERLAKSALMGPANFLINGLALGMESTFVVTLMIVSGVVFCHRLLGLYGVALSAVGMLATLGMSLAIDAYGPIADNAGGIAQMTGLGDDVRKITDELDAVGNTTAAMGKGFAIASAAMTSLALFANFASVSHVENFDIRQPALFVGALVGAMLPFLFSALTMKAVGYAADEMVEEIRRQIREIPGIISGENLPDYTKCIQIATRGALKRMVFPSLLAVGSPILTYFSLGAVGTAGLLIGATVCGVMVAIFMSNSGGAWDNAKKYVEEGHFGGKGSVTHKATVVGDTVGDPLKDTAGPSINILIKLMAVTSVVIATMVGR
- a CDS encoding 6-phosphofructokinase, translating into MKRVAILCVGNDCPGLNAAIRAVAVKASELGIEVLGVKDGFEGLLKDQLDVMTKTNVSGILHKGGTILGTSLLVPEDEEQMRLVQKKVEQYAITSLIILGGRLGVRAALNLSKKNVPSLLIPATIDNDLSFTDFSIGFFTAVENVKNALDVLHSTAESHHRVMIVETMGKPGGWIATVGGLTGGADYVVSSAEPFDPDDLLRKIRTRYEGHKRFSIIVVESGVRLPEDFYRSLGLSQEVPAAQAIGSFVEKNFKDFGVEWRYTNLGYLQRGGSPVAMDRLIATLMATRAVEMIKAARIYHAVGMRGLTVTEVPYSETMLNVRAVEEHLRSLVKLFY